The Starkeya sp. ORNL1 DNA window CCTGTCATGTATTATGATACTGCCACCACACATTATTGCACGGCGTTCAATTGTGAATAATATGGTGCGCGACATTCGCAACCGGCGCCCTGCGTCCGGTCGAGTGGGTGAATTTTGGAGTGTGCGTAGTGTGGTTTGGACGAAAGAAGTCGAGCATTAAAAGCCTTTCGATTCAACCTCCCGTGCCACACCCTGACAGACACGGGATAGCGATTGCGATCTGCGTAAAGGATGAGGCCCAGTATATTGGCGAGTGGGCGCGCTTCCACCGCGCCGTCGGCGTGCGCCACTTCATCGTCTACGATAATGGCTCCAAGGATGTCACATGCAGTGTGCTGGACCGGATTCTTCACCCGGGTGAGCTGACGGTCATCCCCTGGGCCGGCCAGGTATCCGCGAGCCGTTCGGCGCAGCTGATCGACGGGCAGGTGCTCGCCTTCGCCCACGCCATATTGAACTTCGGCGCAGATTATCGCCGCATGGCTTTTATCGACGCGGATGAATTCCTGCTGCCTCGCAACGGCGCGACCATTGAGCAAGCGCTGGCGGAGACTGGCGATTTCCCGAATGTCTCGCTGCCCTGGCACATGTTCGGATCCAGCGGACACAAGACAAAGCCGTTCGGTCCGGTGGCGCTGAACTACACGATGCGCAGCGCCGACCCCATGAGCGACGAGGAGCACGTGACCAACTTCAAATGCATCGTGGATCCGTGCGAAGTCACCGAGGTGACCATCCATCAGTTCAAGACACGGGAGTTCGGCGAACTCACCATGAACGATGCGGGATACCGCACGACGCGTGACGGCCGCAAGAAGCCGCGCTTCTATTCGAACGCTTTTCTCCAGCTCAACCACTATTACAGCAAATCCGTGGAAGAAATGCGCATGAAGATGGAGCGCGGTTCAAACTACATCGCGTCGAAGGAAAAGCTGATTGAAAAGATGGAGAAGACGACGCGAACCATAGAGGCCTCGGTGATCGAGGATCGGGCAATGATAGAGTTCGTGGCCCGAAATAAAATCGTCCTTGCCGACGAAGATTGACCACGCTGGGAGCCGTGCCTTCTTCCGTCCACGAGCAACGAGTCTACAGAGATATATGGTGCCTTGCGCCTTCAGGCCGCAGTTTCGCCCCGCAGCCTCAAAAGTCGCGCTGGCACGCCAACGTAGATTCCATTCGGAACAGTCTTGCCCCTGACCACGCTATTGGCGCCGATGACGCACCCACGCGCTATATGCGTGTTGCCGAGGATTTTTGCGCCAGCCCCGATCCAGACATCATCTTCGATCGTGACGGGTTTCTTTTGAAGCGACTGGCGGCGGATCGGGATAGTCACATCATCGAAGCCATGGTCGAAAGAGGTTATGACGACATGGGCGGCTATACGTACGTCGTTGCCGATACGGATGCCACCGTGCCCGAGCAGGACTGTATAGTCGTTAAGAGAGACGTTTCGCCCGATCTCTATGCTGCCACTCTGCGCATCGATTACTACGCC harbors:
- a CDS encoding acyltransferase, whose amino-acid sequence is MLYLPRFRWREGKIRIGDKISTRCGVVIDAQSGSIEIGRNVSLNDYTVLLGHGGIRIGNDVRIAAHVVITSFDHGFDDVTIPIRRQSLQKKPVTIEDDVWIGAGAKILGNTHIARGCVIGANSVVRGKTVPNGIYVGVPARLLRLRGETAA
- a CDS encoding glycosyltransferase family 92 protein; the encoded protein is MPHPDRHGIAIAICVKDEAQYIGEWARFHRAVGVRHFIVYDNGSKDVTCSVLDRILHPGELTVIPWAGQVSASRSAQLIDGQVLAFAHAILNFGADYRRMAFIDADEFLLPRNGATIEQALAETGDFPNVSLPWHMFGSSGHKTKPFGPVALNYTMRSADPMSDEEHVTNFKCIVDPCEVTEVTIHQFKTREFGELTMNDAGYRTTRDGRKKPRFYSNAFLQLNHYYSKSVEEMRMKMERGSNYIASKEKLIEKMEKTTRTIEASVIEDRAMIEFVARNKIVLADED